One window from the genome of Cryptomeria japonica chromosome 6, Sugi_1.0, whole genome shotgun sequence encodes:
- the LOC131876635 gene encoding uncharacterized protein LOC131876635: MTLPPEVRELLTLDQFLGQKNSRIGSAGRAEYRTNQGHRDFQHMVGKLTLPYFDGSGTCSARAWVQKLDNYISLRPMPEEEAIKFATLHLDGIAHEWWYHGPITLGHRYITSYDELTNRLIKHFDHKDPEMFFRELAQLKQYGSLEAYISEFQRLSVMVPDITKRRLIVLFIEGLADPLRSWVRAFDSPSLQHDMKKARSMEHADLKHKSSSKPFQSNNDKKPFHKNSDQQKKPFQKHNEESLNDLRRRNLCFKCNEPWDPKHKCASKGKANQLEYFSGDDASSENSDQHTENEDSGGENASEGSDKGLEEDKPMARLSSIQREASFRMRGVLAGQRVVTLLDTGATHNFINEGLIAKRGIQTKEFEGFRVRVADGFILTCSRRVLNLPLRLNDYEFKADYYVVGLKEMEVILGMKWLHQIEEFYLNVRTMEMRFEIDGRKHVLRGMTGGSVRIVSLRMERLICHEQVEWAAECVLMPTTVEQQKREYPPQIQQMLTKHSKVFSDIPPGRPPDRGIEHIIELEGSKPIIITPYRHHKRLKDEIEKTIKELLDMGHIRPSKSPFASAVVLVKNVVV, encoded by the coding sequence ATGACTCTACCCCCTGAGGTCAGGGAATTATTGACTTTGGATCAGTTCTTGGGGCAGAAGAACAGTAGGATTGGTTCAGCAGGAAGAGCAGAATACAGGACCAACCAGGGACACAGAGACTTTCAGCATATGGTGGGCAAATTGACTCTACCTTATTTTGATGGTAGTGGTACATGTTCAGCCCGTGCTTGGGTTCAAAAGTTGGACAACTACATCTCTTTGAGACCCATGCCTGAGGAGGAGGCAATCAAATTCGCCACATTGCATCTGGATGGGATAGCACACGAGTGGTGGTACCATGGGCCGATTACCTTGGGACACCGATACATCACCTCATATGATGAGTTAACCAATAGACTCATCAAACATTTTGATCATAAGGATCCAGAGATGTTTTTCAGAGAGTTAGCACAGCTCAAGCAGTATGGTTCCTTGGAGGCTTACATTTCAGAGTTTCAGAGGTTATCCGTTATGGTTCCAGATATCACTAAGAGGAGGTTGATTGTATTGTTCATTGAGGGGCTTGCAGACCCATTACGCAGTTGGGTTAGAGCCTTTGATTCACCTTCATTGCAGCATGATATGAAGAAGGCCAGAAGCATGGAGCATGCTGATTTGAAGCATAAGTCTTCCTCCAAACCTTTTCAAAGTAATAATGACAAAAAACCCTTCCACAAAAATTCAGATCAGCAAAAGAAACCTTTCCAAAAACACAATGAGGAGTCCTTAAATGACCTTAGAAGAAGAAATCTTTGCTTCAAATGCAACGAACCATGGGACCCCAAGCATAAGTGTGCTTCTAAGGGAAAAGCAAACCAATTGGAGTATTTCTCAGGTGATGATGCCAGTTCTGAAAATTCAGACCAGCATACTGAAAATGAGGACAGCGGTGGAGAAAATGCATCAGAAGGGTCCGATAAGGGGTTGGAAGAGGACAAACCTATGGCACGCTTGTCTAGCATTCAGAGAGAGGCTTCTTTCAGGATGAGGGGAGTCTTAGCAGGGCAGAGGGTGGTTACCTTACTTGATACAGGAGCCACACATAATTTCATCAACGAGGGCCTCATTGCCAAACGTGGGATTCAGACAAAGGAGTTTGAGGGTTTTAGAGTGAGAGTAGCTGATGGCTTCATTCTCACGTGCTCCAGGAGAGTTCTCAACCTCCCTTTGAGGTTGAATGATTATGAGTTCAAGGCTGATTACTATGTTGTGGGATTAAAAGAGATGGAAGTCATCCTGGGGATGAAATGGCTTCATCAGATTGAGGAGTTCTACCTCAATGTCCGCACTATGGAGATGAGGTTTGAAATAGATGGGAGGAAGCATGTTTTGCGGGGTATGACGGGTGGGAGTGTACGTATAGTTTCCTTGAGGATGGAGAGACTGATTTGTCATGAGCAGgttgagtgggcagcagagtgtgtGTTGATGCCTACTACAGTTGAGCAGCAGAAGCGTGAGTACCCCCCACAGATTCAGCAGATGTTGACTAAACACAGTAAGGTGTTTAGTGATATTCCACCAGGTAGACCACCTGATAGAGGGATTGAGCACATTATAGAGTTGGAGGGGTCTAAACCCATTATCATCACCCCATATAGACACCACAAGCGActcaaggatgagattgagaagaccATCAAGGAGTTGCTTGATATGGGGCATATTAGACCCAGCAAGAGCCCCTTCGCATCAGCAGTTGTCTTGGTGAAGaatgttgttgtgtag